From Cucumis melo cultivar AY chromosome 1, USDA_Cmelo_AY_1.0, whole genome shotgun sequence, a single genomic window includes:
- the LOC103497642 gene encoding uncharacterized protein LOC103497642: MKREKQPLVISLPPTLVVHHLSAITSPSFHRQAPSWSDHFPSRQHDRLAVKTHRIKPPHLLHFVGHVLLRRLPASVAVYLRTATKPSLAPKPSPSPVRAGFFVSLAVSTSKLSCPLPAATQAVLIHQAARASRLFISSRSGFLKPSHQPSFSPIKPIFGLIRSNWEVALWNFPKSRLNWNSTSTLGVSLCSWKTSFVLGIPLGSPNTRDVPMGSQIALVQECASLREKVEVEESRRMTRSDCGMP; this comes from the exons atgaagagagagaag CAACCGCTCGTCATCTCTCTTCCTCCGACCCTCGTCGTGCACCATCTGTCTGCCATTACTTCTCCGTCGTTCCATCGTCAAGCGCCGTCTTGGTCTGACCATTTTCCGTCGCGTCAGCATGATCGTCTAGCCGTCAAAACTCATCGCATCAAACCTCCGCATCTACTGCACTTCGTCGGTCATGTTCTCCTTCGTCGTTTGCCGGCAAGTGTCGCGGTCTATTTGCGAACCGCCACCAAGCCATCTCTTGCTCCCAAGCCATCTCCAAGCCCCGTCCGAGCTGGCTTCTTTGTGAGCCTAGCCGTGAGCACATCCAAGCTGAGTTGTCCTCTACCAGCAGCAACCCAAGCCGTCCTTATCCACCAAGCCGCACGCGCGAGCCGCCTATTTATTTCAAGCCGATCTGGTTTTCTTAAGCCAAGCCACCAACCCAGTTTTAGTCCTATTaaacctatttttg GACTGATTAGATCAAATTGGGAGGTTGCGCTGTGGAATTTTCCTAAATCAAGGTTAAATTGGAATTCTACCTctactttgg GTGTTTCTTTGTGTTCATggaagaccagttttgtcctaggtattcctttgggttcaccgaataccagagatgttcctatgggatcacagattgcacttGTTCAGGAATGCGCCAGTTTAAGG gaaaaggtagaggtagaggaaagtcgacgaatgacaagaagtgactgtggcATGCCATAG
- the LOC103497544 gene encoding probable diphthine methyl ester synthase: protein MVEEKTDQILSEACTSNVAFLVVGDAFRATIHYDLVVRAKSLGIEVRVVYNASVMNVIRICGLQLYCYGKIVSIPFFTETWKSSSFYEKIQKNRGLGLHTLCYLGRN from the exons ATGGTAGAGGAGAAGACCGACCAGATACTCTCCGAAGCTTGTACTTCTAATGTTGCTTTTCTCGTTGTTGGCGACGCTTTCAG AGCTACTATCCACTATGATCTGGTAGTTCGAGCAAAGAGTTTGGGGATTGAAGTTAGAGTGGTGTACAATGCATCTGTGATGAATGTTATTAGAATTTGTGGATTGCAATTATATTGCTATGGGAAGATCGTTTCAATACCATTTTTTACTGAAACGTGGAAATCCAGTAGCTTCTACGAGAAGATTCAGAAAAATCGTGGACTAGGTTTGCACACACTCTGCTATTTAGGTAGGAATTAG